Proteins found in one Roseovarius pelagicus genomic segment:
- the rlmB gene encoding 23S rRNA (guanosine(2251)-2'-O)-methyltransferase RlmB → MKKPRWVIDKEQAKKAAAAETVWLFGLHAVRDALVNPAREKLRLIVTLNAQTKLDEAIVASGMTPEVADARKFTAPIDPQSVHQGAALEVKPLDWGDLATLCLGDGQRPPRVVLLDRVTDPHNVGAILRSAEVFGACAVIAPRHHSAPETGALAKTASGALERQPYVQVRNLSDAIVQLQAMGYLVLGLDGEAEATIETALEGLRDRPVALVLGAEGPGLRQKTRETCDRLVRIDFSGGFGSLNVSNAAAVALYASQAR, encoded by the coding sequence ATGAAAAAACCCCGGTGGGTCATCGACAAGGAGCAGGCCAAAAAGGCAGCGGCGGCAGAGACCGTGTGGCTGTTCGGGCTGCATGCCGTACGTGACGCGCTGGTCAATCCCGCGCGTGAAAAACTGCGACTTATCGTGACGTTGAACGCCCAGACCAAGCTGGATGAGGCCATCGTCGCTTCGGGGATGACGCCAGAGGTTGCTGACGCGCGCAAGTTCACTGCGCCGATTGATCCGCAGTCGGTGCATCAGGGGGCTGCGCTGGAGGTCAAGCCATTGGATTGGGGGGATCTGGCCACGTTGTGTTTGGGCGATGGGCAGCGCCCGCCGCGTGTGGTTTTGCTGGACCGGGTGACTGATCCGCATAACGTCGGCGCGATATTGCGCTCTGCCGAGGTGTTCGGTGCCTGTGCGGTCATAGCCCCGCGCCACCATTCCGCACCCGAAACTGGCGCATTGGCCAAAACCGCCAGCGGCGCGTTGGAGCGCCAACCCTATGTGCAGGTGCGCAACCTCAGTGATGCCATCGTGCAATTGCAAGCGATGGGATATCTGGTGCTGGGACTGGATGGCGAGGCTGAGGCAACGATCGAGACGGCGCTGGAAGGCTTGCGTGACCGGCCCGTGGCGCTGGTGCTGGGGGCCGAAGGGCCGGGCCTGCGCCAGAAAACCCGCGAAACCTGCGACAGATTGGTAAGGATCGACTTTTCCGGCGGTTTTGGTTCACTCAATGTCTCGAACGCGGCGGCGGTGGCCCTATATGCTTCACAGGCCCGGTAG
- a CDS encoding NUDIX hydrolase translates to MIRFLSAAWGDYVRPMFQRPKRLQVAALCHRGVGDNAEVLLVTSRGTGRWIIPKGWPIRGLNSPEAALQEAWEEAGVRGIAANDGPIGSYSYDKIMPAGLAVPVETLVYSVSVDEIETRFPEAHERRRQWMKPRVAAELVNEPELKSILRDMT, encoded by the coding sequence ATGATCAGATTTCTTTCGGCGGCGTGGGGTGACTACGTGCGCCCTATGTTCCAGCGTCCCAAGCGCCTGCAGGTTGCAGCGCTGTGTCACCGCGGTGTCGGTGACAACGCTGAAGTGCTGCTGGTGACGAGCCGGGGCACCGGTCGCTGGATCATTCCCAAGGGCTGGCCAATCCGGGGGCTTAACTCGCCAGAAGCGGCCTTGCAGGAGGCATGGGAAGAAGCGGGCGTGCGGGGTATTGCCGCAAATGACGGCCCGATTGGCAGCTACAGTTATGATAAGATCATGCCGGCTGGACTGGCCGTCCCAGTAGAGACATTGGTTTATTCCGTCTCGGTGGACGAGATCGAGACACGGTTTCCCGAAGCGCATGAACGCCGCCGCCAATGGATGAAGCCGCGTGTCGCGGCGGAATTGGTGAACGAGCCGGAATTGAAATCTATCTTGCGCGATATGACCTGA
- a CDS encoding (2Fe-2S)-binding protein, whose product MINITLTVNGMKVTEQAEPRMLASDFLRDVLGLTGTHVGCEHGVCGACTIRLNGTTARSCLLFAAQLEGADIMTVEGLGSPRKMHRIQEAFRKHHALQCGFCTPGFLMTVAEILETETLASDADIREALSGNLCRCTGYEHIIRAVRDLVNERDGIAA is encoded by the coding sequence ATGATAAACATCACACTCACCGTCAATGGCATGAAAGTGACCGAACAGGCCGAGCCCCGCATGCTGGCCAGCGATTTCCTACGCGATGTGCTGGGGCTAACCGGCACGCATGTCGGGTGCGAGCATGGCGTTTGCGGGGCCTGTACGATCCGGCTGAATGGCACCACCGCCAGATCCTGCCTGTTGTTCGCAGCACAGCTCGAAGGAGCCGACATTATGACAGTCGAGGGGCTGGGATCACCTCGCAAAATGCACCGCATCCAAGAGGCGTTCCGCAAACATCATGCGTTGCAATGCGGATTTTGCACCCCCGGCTTTCTGATGACGGTGGCCGAGATACTGGAAACCGAAACATTGGCGAGCGACGCTGATATTCGCGAGGCGTTGTCGGGCAATCTATGTCGCTGCACGGGGTATGAGCACATCATCCGCGCCGTGCGCGATCTGGTGAATGAAAGAGATGGGATAGCGGCATGA
- a CDS encoding CoA-binding protein yields the protein MEETDSDAFLKDILTRTRRIAVVGVSMNEVRPSYYVARYLTLKGFDVIPVNPGHVGKSLFGKTVVGALHEIEGDVDMVDIFRRSEHVPPIVDEALSQFPDLRTIWMQIGVVHAEAAEVARARGVDVVMNRCPKIEYQRLFGELRMGGFNTGVISSKL from the coding sequence ATGGAAGAGACCGATAGCGACGCATTCCTGAAGGATATTCTGACCCGTACCCGGCGCATCGCTGTGGTGGGCGTGTCGATGAATGAGGTGCGTCCCAGCTATTATGTTGCGCGTTATCTGACGCTTAAGGGGTTTGACGTAATTCCGGTCAACCCCGGTCATGTTGGCAAGTCGCTGTTTGGTAAAACTGTCGTGGGCGCGTTGCACGAGATTGAGGGCGACGTGGATATGGTCGATATTTTTCGCCGGTCAGAACACGTACCGCCCATCGTGGACGAGGCGCTGTCTCAGTTCCCTGATCTGCGGACGATCTGGATGCAGATCGGGGTGGTGCATGCCGAAGCGGCAGAGGTGGCGCGCGCGCGTGGCGTTGACGTGGTGATGAACCGATGTCCCAAGATCGAATATCAGCGGCTCTTTGGCGAGTTGCGCATGGGCGGTTTCAATACCGGCGTGATCTCTTCGAAATTGTGA
- a CDS encoding branched-chain amino acid ABC transporter permease — translation MPDIFGVPVVVLLGQIMLGLINGSFYAVLSLGLAVIFGMLNVINFAHGAFYMLGAFVTWLCLSQLGLNYWAALIIVPIVVGAVGVAVERLALRHLYRVDHLYSLLFTFGLALAMEGLFRYIYGSAGKPYPVPEALTGIFKLGFMILPVYRAWVILASVTVCLLVWLVIEKTRLGAWLRAATENPSLVTAFGINVPLLLTLTYGFCVGLAGFAGVLAAPIYQVGPGMGANLIIVVFAVVVIGGLGSIGGSILTGLGLGVIEGLTKTFYPSASTIVIFVVMVLVLIVRPAGLFGREA, via the coding sequence ATGCCTGACATTTTTGGCGTGCCCGTGGTGGTCCTGTTAGGACAGATCATGTTGGGGCTTATCAACGGGTCATTCTATGCGGTTCTCAGCCTCGGGCTGGCCGTTATTTTCGGGATGCTGAACGTCATCAACTTTGCCCATGGTGCCTTTTACATGCTTGGCGCATTCGTGACATGGCTGTGCCTGTCGCAACTGGGGCTGAATTACTGGGCCGCACTCATTATCGTGCCGATCGTGGTGGGTGCCGTGGGGGTGGCGGTCGAGCGTTTGGCGTTGCGACATCTCTATCGGGTGGACCACCTATATTCGCTGCTCTTCACCTTTGGGCTGGCGTTGGCGATGGAGGGGCTGTTTCGCTACATCTATGGTTCCGCTGGTAAACCGTACCCTGTGCCAGAGGCGCTGACCGGGATATTCAAGCTGGGATTCATGATCCTGCCGGTCTATCGCGCGTGGGTCATCCTCGCCTCTGTCACTGTGTGTCTGCTGGTCTGGCTGGTCATTGAAAAAACGCGGTTGGGCGCTTGGCTGCGCGCGGCGACCGAAAACCCGTCGCTGGTGACCGCATTCGGAATCAACGTGCCGCTGCTGCTGACGCTGACCTATGGGTTTTGTGTCGGGCTGGCGGGATTCGCCGGAGTTCTGGCCGCGCCAATCTATCAGGTTGGCCCGGGCATGGGGGCGAACCTGATCATCGTCGTCTTTGCTGTGGTCGTCATTGGCGGTCTGGGCTCTATCGGCGGGTCAATCCTGACCGGGCTGGGGCTGGGGGTGATCGAGGGGTTGACCAAGACGTTTTATCCCTCGGCTTCGACCATCGTGATCTTTGTCGTGATGGTTCTGGTATTGATTGTCCGTCCCGCGGGCTTGTTCGGACGGGAGGCGTAA
- a CDS encoding enoyl-CoA hydratase/isomerase family protein, whose amino-acid sequence MSDIEISREDDIAVVTINRPALRNSVTYRMWRDFGDVFATLSADRDVRAILLTGAGSDFSAGADIAEFATVRDDPDKAKDYEVAVDYGCAGITHAAKPVIAVNCGYTLGGGAHLAMSADFRFVHTDAQFGIPAARLSIVYGVQATRKLLSLVGLTNAKRILYSGERFDARAALDMGFADRVCDDPMAQAMAYARSLTDVAPLSQGGAKYILNGAALGTFDAGHADALIDAAAASHDYGEGRAAFAEKRAPRFKGC is encoded by the coding sequence ATGAGCGATATCGAAATCAGCCGCGAGGACGACATCGCCGTGGTGACGATTAACCGCCCTGCCCTGCGCAATTCCGTGACCTACAGGATGTGGCGTGACTTTGGCGATGTGTTCGCCACATTATCCGCCGATCGTGATGTGCGTGCGATCCTGCTGACAGGTGCAGGCAGTGATTTTTCCGCCGGGGCCGATATTGCCGAGTTCGCCACCGTGCGCGACGATCCGGACAAGGCCAAGGACTACGAGGTTGCTGTCGATTATGGCTGCGCGGGCATCACCCATGCGGCCAAACCTGTCATCGCGGTGAACTGCGGCTACACTTTGGGCGGCGGCGCGCATCTGGCAATGTCCGCAGATTTTCGGTTTGTCCACACAGACGCCCAATTCGGCATTCCGGCGGCGCGGCTCTCTATCGTCTATGGCGTTCAGGCAACGCGCAAACTGTTGTCTCTGGTCGGGCTGACCAATGCCAAGCGCATCCTGTATTCGGGCGAACGCTTTGATGCACGCGCGGCGCTGGACATGGGCTTTGCCGATCGTGTCTGCGATGACCCGATGGCCCAGGCGATGGCGTATGCCCGGTCGCTGACTGACGTTGCCCCCCTTTCGCAGGGCGGCGCAAAATACATCCTGAACGGCGCGGCGCTCGGCACATTTGACGCGGGACATGCAGACGCGCTCATCGACGCTGCCGCCGCCAGCCACGATTACGGCGAGGGCCGCGCCGCGTTTGCTGAAAAACGCGCACCTCGTTTCAAGGGATGCTGA
- a CDS encoding ABC transporter ATP-binding protein: MTERRLSVEDLHSWYGESHILHGADFHVNRGEVVTLLGRNGAGKTTTMRALMGVARQRKGTAKLDGHDLLATPPHRVAGLGLGYVPEERGIFSSLSVAENLLLPPITRPGGMSIADIHDLFPNLKGRDRTIGTRLSGGEQQMLAIARILRTGADFILLDEPTEGLAPVIVDDISRALGTLKSMGLTIILVEQNIRFATANADRHYVMEQGRIVDEFTNDALMADMSRIDAYLGV; this comes from the coding sequence ATGACTGAGCGTCGTCTGAGCGTAGAGGACCTGCACAGCTGGTACGGCGAGAGCCATATCCTGCACGGTGCCGATTTTCATGTAAACCGGGGTGAGGTCGTCACGCTGCTGGGCAGAAACGGTGCCGGCAAGACGACCACCATGCGCGCCCTGATGGGCGTGGCGCGTCAGCGCAAGGGGACCGCCAAGCTGGATGGACATGATCTGCTGGCAACGCCGCCGCATCGTGTGGCCGGTCTGGGATTGGGGTACGTGCCCGAGGAGCGCGGCATATTCTCGTCGCTGAGTGTGGCGGAAAACCTGCTGCTGCCGCCCATCACCCGCCCTGGCGGGATGAGCATCGCCGATATTCACGATCTGTTTCCCAATCTCAAGGGGCGCGATCGGACCATCGGCACACGCCTGTCGGGCGGCGAGCAACAGATGCTGGCGATTGCCCGCATCCTGCGCACGGGCGCGGATTTCATCCTGCTGGACGAGCCGACCGAAGGGCTGGCGCCGGTGATTGTCGATGACATCTCCCGCGCGCTGGGCACGCTCAAGTCGATGGGCCTCACGATCATTCTGGTTGAACAGAATATCCGCTTCGCCACCGCGAATGCCGACCGCCATTACGTAATGGAGCAGGGTCGCATCGTGGATGAATTTACCAATGACGCGCTCATGGCAGATATGTCGCGCATCGACGCCTATCTCGGCGTCTGA
- a CDS encoding ABC transporter substrate-binding protein yields MKKRITTQILGGAIAATLAAAPGFAADGQVKIGVLTDMSGQFSHESGQGAVTAIEMAVEDFGGSVLGKPIEVLVGDHQNKPEIAAATAQEWYEGEGVTLIGNLINSGIALSVAQIAADKKGIAIVTGSGSSRISGAGCTPNSIHYAYDTFALANGTANELVSQGKKSWFFLTADYAFGHALEGDASAIVGKAGGEVVGNVLYPIETSDHSAFMLQAQASPADVVAIAGSGTTFINAVKSAREFGLADTGKLTAGLLVWLTDVKALGLDAAQGMILTNAFYWDQDDESRAFAERFKERMDVMPHMGDAGDYSSTLHYLKAVEAAGTTEAQAVMAKMREMPIDDFFAKGGHIREDGRMVHDMYVYQVKTPEESTGDWDVYKLVQTIPGDQAFRPLSESECPLVKTAD; encoded by the coding sequence ATGAAGAAACGAATCACAACACAGATACTGGGTGGAGCTATCGCAGCCACGCTGGCGGCAGCGCCGGGCTTTGCCGCAGACGGTCAAGTGAAGATCGGGGTGCTGACCGACATGAGCGGACAGTTCAGCCACGAATCCGGACAAGGCGCCGTCACCGCCATCGAAATGGCTGTCGAGGATTTTGGTGGCTCCGTGCTCGGCAAGCCAATCGAAGTGCTTGTCGGTGACCACCAGAACAAGCCCGAAATCGCGGCAGCCACTGCACAAGAGTGGTATGAGGGAGAGGGCGTCACACTGATCGGGAACCTCATCAACTCGGGCATTGCGCTGTCCGTCGCGCAGATCGCAGCCGACAAGAAGGGCATCGCCATCGTCACCGGTTCAGGGTCTTCTCGGATCTCTGGCGCAGGCTGCACCCCCAATTCAATCCACTACGCCTATGATACTTTTGCACTCGCCAACGGCACTGCGAACGAGTTGGTCTCGCAAGGCAAAAAAAGCTGGTTCTTCTTGACTGCCGACTATGCGTTCGGTCACGCGCTCGAGGGTGACGCCTCGGCCATCGTCGGCAAGGCAGGCGGAGAGGTCGTGGGCAACGTACTCTACCCGATCGAAACCTCGGACCATTCAGCCTTTATGCTTCAGGCTCAGGCGTCACCGGCTGACGTGGTTGCGATCGCCGGTTCCGGCACGACCTTTATCAACGCGGTGAAATCCGCGCGTGAATTCGGTCTGGCCGACACCGGCAAACTGACCGCCGGCTTGCTGGTCTGGCTGACCGACGTCAAAGCGCTGGGGCTGGATGCGGCGCAGGGCATGATCCTGACGAACGCATTCTATTGGGATCAGGACGACGAAAGCCGTGCCTTTGCCGAACGCTTCAAAGAGCGGATGGATGTGATGCCGCACATGGGGGATGCGGGCGATTATTCCTCGACACTGCATTATCTCAAGGCAGTCGAGGCCGCAGGCACCACCGAAGCGCAGGCCGTCATGGCCAAGATGCGTGAAATGCCGATCGACGACTTCTTTGCGAAAGGCGGACACATCCGCGAGGACGGTCGGATGGTGCATGACATGTATGTTTATCAGGTCAAGACACCCGAAGAATCGACCGGCGACTGGGATGTTTACAAACTGGTCCAGACGATCCCCGGCGATCAGGCCTTCCGCCCCCTCTCCGAAAGCGAGTGCCCGCTGGTGAAGACCGCGGACTAA
- a CDS encoding winged helix-turn-helix transcriptional regulator translates to MNAPTKKPRQATLERNCSVRSTVEIVLDSWSFLIIREAFFGVRRFSGFQERLGIPRQTLTTRLMALVENDIFVLGRKEGEPGRQYFFTERGKDLFQSMLSLMEFGDNWLRGNDEPPLQMIHTLCGQHVHPITVCSECLEPVETHDVHFRDGPGAGYSVATSRQATRRSADPNVLQRVRPCSVARSLAIIGDRWSFLVLREAYFGVRRYDEMREKLAIASNVLADRLARLVEAGVFEKVPYGPGAGRSEYRFTQKGRALYKPMIVMMAWGDRWLNPGAAPLRLRHRACGQDFTPLVVCSGCKQPLNAHETEYELRYDLTVL, encoded by the coding sequence ATGAATGCGCCGACCAAGAAACCACGCCAAGCGACGCTGGAGCGAAACTGTTCGGTGCGCAGCACCGTCGAGATTGTTCTCGACAGCTGGTCGTTCCTGATCATTCGCGAGGCATTTTTCGGTGTCCGGCGTTTCAGCGGATTCCAAGAGCGTTTGGGCATCCCGCGCCAGACACTGACGACGCGCTTAATGGCCCTTGTCGAAAACGATATTTTCGTGCTCGGACGCAAAGAAGGAGAACCAGGGAGGCAGTATTTCTTTACGGAGCGTGGCAAGGATCTGTTTCAGAGCATGTTGTCGCTGATGGAATTTGGCGATAACTGGCTGCGTGGCAATGATGAACCGCCACTTCAGATGATCCACACCCTCTGCGGCCAGCACGTGCATCCGATCACGGTCTGTTCAGAGTGTTTGGAGCCGGTCGAGACCCATGACGTTCATTTTCGCGATGGACCGGGCGCGGGGTATTCCGTCGCCACGTCCCGACAGGCCACGCGGCGCAGTGCGGATCCCAATGTTCTGCAACGCGTGCGCCCGTGTTCCGTCGCACGATCCTTGGCGATCATCGGCGACAGATGGAGCTTTCTTGTCCTGCGAGAAGCATATTTTGGCGTCCGCCGCTATGATGAGATGCGCGAGAAACTGGCAATCGCATCTAATGTTCTGGCGGACCGATTGGCACGACTGGTAGAGGCTGGCGTATTTGAAAAGGTGCCGTATGGTCCCGGTGCCGGTCGATCAGAATATCGGTTCACGCAAAAGGGTCGCGCACTCTATAAGCCGATGATCGTGATGATGGCCTGGGGGGACCGCTGGCTGAATCCCGGTGCAGCGCCGTTACGGCTACGGCACCGGGCATGCGGTCAGGACTTCACGCCATTGGTGGTGTGCAGCGGTTGCAAACAGCCCCTGAACGCGCATGAGACAGAGTATGAATTGCGTTACGATCTCACTGTACTCTGA
- a CDS encoding CoxG family protein, protein MKLQDSVTLPCDRATAWAALNDPDVLRRCIPGCEVLEQDAPDHLRAKVVLKVGPIKARFAGDVTLTDITPPQSYVLTGEGKGGVAGFAKGSARVWLDEVAPQETVLNYDASADVGGKLAQLGSRLLDSTAQKLVRQFFDSFRACVSQTDADAVAAKP, encoded by the coding sequence ATGAAACTGCAAGACAGCGTCACACTCCCCTGCGACCGGGCGACCGCCTGGGCCGCGCTAAATGATCCTGATGTACTGCGCCGGTGCATTCCGGGCTGCGAAGTGCTGGAGCAGGACGCCCCCGACCATCTGCGCGCCAAGGTCGTGCTGAAGGTCGGACCGATAAAGGCGCGCTTTGCCGGCGACGTCACCTTGACTGACATCACCCCCCCCCAAAGCTATGTGCTGACCGGTGAAGGCAAAGGCGGCGTGGCCGGGTTTGCCAAGGGATCGGCCCGTGTGTGGCTGGACGAGGTGGCACCGCAGGAAACTGTTCTGAATTATGATGCGTCTGCGGATGTGGGCGGCAAGCTGGCGCAACTGGGGTCACGACTGCTGGATTCCACCGCACAAAAGCTGGTGCGACAGTTTTTCGACAGTTTCCGCGCGTGTGTCTCGCAAACCGACGCGGATGCTGTGGCGGCGAAACCATGA
- a CDS encoding ABC transporter ATP-binding protein, with the protein MDSHPAILETRGLTREFSGFVAVSDVNFTVRSGMLHALIGPNGAGKSTLFNLLTRFLAPSAGQIFYDGQDITKARPASLARRGLVRSFQISSVFPHLSVHENVRVALQSKHAETFGFWKSDGGLSKYDDAVDSLLADVGLEPYAQRIAVELPYGRKRALELATTLAMEPRVILLDEPMAGMGQEDIQRTAQLIQRVAKGRTVVMVEHNLSVVADISDRITVLRRGEIIAEGDYDTVSADPEVRQAYIGGSHD; encoded by the coding sequence ATGGATAGCCATCCGGCAATATTGGAGACGCGCGGTCTGACGCGGGAATTCAGCGGTTTCGTGGCCGTGAGCGACGTGAATTTCACAGTTCGCTCCGGCATGCTTCACGCCCTCATCGGGCCTAATGGGGCGGGCAAGAGCACCTTGTTCAACCTGCTGACACGGTTTCTGGCCCCCAGCGCGGGGCAGATTTTTTATGACGGCCAAGATATTACCAAAGCGCGTCCAGCGTCATTGGCGCGTCGAGGGCTGGTGCGGTCGTTTCAGATTTCATCGGTTTTCCCACATCTCAGCGTGCATGAGAATGTTCGCGTGGCCTTGCAATCGAAGCACGCGGAAACCTTTGGTTTCTGGAAGTCCGACGGCGGGCTGAGCAAGTATGATGACGCTGTGGATTCTCTTTTGGCGGATGTCGGGCTGGAGCCCTACGCGCAGCGGATCGCGGTTGAATTGCCCTACGGACGCAAGCGCGCACTGGAACTGGCGACGACGCTGGCAATGGAACCGCGGGTGATCCTGCTGGATGAGCCCATGGCTGGTATGGGGCAGGAGGATATCCAGCGAACAGCCCAGTTGATTCAGCGGGTCGCCAAGGGGCGCACCGTGGTCATGGTCGAGCATAATTTGTCGGTGGTTGCTGATATTTCGGACCGAATAACCGTCCTGCGGCGCGGCGAGATCATTGCCGAAGGGGACTATGATACCGTCTCGGCTGATCCTGAAGTCCGCCAAGCCTATATCGGGGGCAGCCATGACTGA
- a CDS encoding DUF3604 domain-containing protein translates to MPLAKGNEITDSSGQQVRLSRAQDFLAVTDHPGNVVFSRNCSRTRHRCLPILEQSAEALIKSLPAVNVIEPEVLSETTLPERRGHPTTANAIQPITENVNRRPPAARESLAHLVALLCGSLSVIQTARFEALSFNRPSLS, encoded by the coding sequence GTGCCTCTTGCCAAGGGCAATGAAATCACGGACTCCAGCGGCCAACAGGTCAGACTGTCGCGTGCACAGGATTTTCTGGCCGTTACGGACCACCCCGGCAACGTGGTTTTCTCCCGAAACTGCTCGCGGACGCGCCACCGATGCTTGCCAATCCTAGAGCAAAGCGCCGAAGCATTGATCAAGAGCCTTCCAGCCGTCAACGTCATAGAGCCAGAAGTGCTATCCGAAACTACACTCCCTGAGCGCAGGGGGCACCCAACCACAGCTAATGCCATTCAACCGATCACGGAAAACGTCAACCGCAGGCCGCCAGCAGCAAGAGAGAGTTTGGCTCATCTGGTTGCTCTTTTATGCGGCTCGCTGTCTGTGATCCAAACGGCACGTTTCGAGGCCCTCTCGTTTAACAGGCCCTCGTTATCGTGA
- a CDS encoding FAD binding domain-containing protein — protein MKPAPFEYLRPATLNDAIAALDHDDAKIIAGGQSLVPMMNFRLVTPERLVDINDISELADITMSGKTLQIGALVRHVQAARDPDLARHLPVVAEAMAHVAHMAIRNRGTIGGSLVHADPSAEWPLLVRLLDGTLEILGPDGMRSAAPRDFFIAPLVTDLTEDEVLTGVTLPIPEAGTGMAFDEVALRAGDFAVVSCGATLTLKAGRITSARLAFGGLGDTPLRLPEIEAALIGQAPDDIAGIVANCADSLEPNEDMHASVAYRKRLAPVLARRVLERAADRAGGTT, from the coding sequence ATGAAACCGGCCCCCTTTGAATATCTCCGCCCCGCCACGCTGAACGACGCGATTGCGGCACTGGACCATGACGACGCCAAGATCATCGCGGGCGGGCAGAGCCTTGTTCCAATGATGAATTTCCGGCTGGTCACACCGGAACGGCTGGTGGACATCAACGACATATCTGAACTCGCTGACATCACCATGTCCGGGAAAACGCTACAGATCGGCGCGCTGGTCCGCCATGTTCAGGCCGCGCGCGACCCGGATTTGGCCCGGCATCTGCCCGTGGTGGCCGAAGCGATGGCGCATGTCGCCCACATGGCCATCCGCAATCGCGGCACCATCGGCGGCTCACTGGTCCATGCCGATCCGTCCGCGGAATGGCCTCTGCTTGTGCGTCTGCTGGATGGCACACTGGAGATACTCGGCCCCGATGGGATGCGCAGCGCCGCACCCAGAGATTTTTTTATCGCGCCACTCGTCACCGATCTGACCGAAGATGAAGTGCTAACCGGTGTGACTCTGCCGATACCCGAGGCTGGAACCGGCATGGCCTTTGACGAGGTTGCTTTGCGTGCGGGGGATTTTGCCGTGGTTTCGTGCGGCGCAACTCTGACACTGAAAGCTGGCCGCATCACCAGTGCCCGTCTGGCCTTTGGCGGCCTCGGCGATACGCCGCTGCGACTGCCCGAGATTGAGGCAGCACTGATCGGTCAAGCCCCCGATGACATTGCCGGGATCGTCGCGAATTGCGCCGACTCGTTGGAGCCGAACGAGGACATGCATGCCTCTGTGGCGTACCGCAAACGGCTGGCACCGGTACTGGCGCGCCGGGTGCTGGAACGCGCCGCAGACCGCGCAGGAGGAACGACATGA
- a CDS encoding branched-chain amino acid ABC transporter permease codes for MTTLLTSTLITLNRPWLKWGALAGLAIGLLAAPFAVYPLFLMNVFCLALFASALNLVLGYAGLLSLGHAAFFGGAAYVTAHAAKAWGLPFELAVLLGVGFAALLGLIFGLIGIRRYGIYFAMITLALAQMIYFLAVQMPFTNGEDGIQSVPRGMLFGLIDLSEIRTMYYVVLVLVVLGLMAIWRFVHSPFGHVLAAIRENEPRAVSLGLDVARYKLIALVLSAGLSGLAGSLKVLSFQLAALNNVSWHLSGEVVLMTLIGGLGTFSGPIIGSAFVVALEHFLTTSGLPVSLVIGVIFMLCVMLFRRGLWGETRARIIALLDRDRQS; via the coding sequence ATGACCACTCTTTTAACATCGACACTCATCACACTGAACCGGCCGTGGCTGAAATGGGGCGCGTTGGCCGGGCTGGCCATCGGGCTACTGGCGGCGCCATTTGCAGTTTATCCGCTGTTTCTGATGAACGTATTCTGTCTGGCGCTGTTTGCATCGGCTCTGAATCTGGTGCTGGGCTACGCAGGCTTGTTGTCGCTGGGGCATGCGGCGTTTTTCGGCGGCGCGGCCTATGTCACCGCCCATGCGGCCAAGGCATGGGGGCTGCCGTTCGAGTTGGCGGTGCTGCTGGGCGTGGGGTTTGCCGCGTTGCTGGGGCTGATCTTTGGGCTGATCGGAATTCGGCGTTATGGCATATATTTCGCCATGATCACGCTGGCTCTGGCGCAAATGATTTACTTCCTAGCAGTCCAGATGCCCTTTACCAACGGTGAAGACGGCATCCAGTCCGTACCGCGCGGGATGCTGTTTGGTTTGATTGATCTCAGCGAAATTCGCACGATGTACTATGTCGTGCTTGTGCTTGTGGTTCTCGGCCTTATGGCGATCTGGCGCTTCGTGCATTCGCCGTTCGGGCATGTGCTGGCTGCGATTCGCGAAAACGAGCCACGCGCGGTGTCGCTCGGTCTTGATGTGGCGCGCTACAAGCTGATCGCTTTGGTGTTGTCGGCGGGGCTGTCTGGTCTGGCCGGATCATTGAAGGTGCTGTCATTCCAACTGGCCGCACTCAACAATGTCTCTTGGCACCTGTCGGGCGAGGTGGTTCTGATGACCTTGATCGGCGGTTTGGGCACATTCTCTGGGCCGATCATCGGGTCAGCATTCGTGGTGGCGCTGGAGCATTTCCTGACCACCAGCGGGCTTCCTGTTTCTCTGGTGATAGGCGTTATCTTTATGCTGTGCGTGATGTTGTTTCGGCGCGGATTATGGGGCGAAACGCGGGCGAGAATCATCGCCTTGCTGGATCGGGATCGTCAGAGCTGA